The sequence below is a genomic window from Streptosporangium lutulentum.
GCGCCTACCGCCAGATCAAAATCGACGAGGCCGCCGCCCTCCGCCTCACCGCGGTCGACGGCGACGTCGAGGTCGGCCGGTTGGGCGGCCCCGCGGACATCAGCACCGCACGGGGCGACATCCGCATCACCGAGGCCATGGGCGGCACGGTGGTGCTGCGCACCCAGTCCGGTGACATCTCGGTCGGCGCCGCCGCCGGGGTCTCGGCCGCCCTGGACGCCGGCACCTCCTACGGCCGGATCACCAACGCCCTGAAGAACGACGGCACCGCCGTCCTGGACATCCGCGCCACCACCTCCAGCGGCGACATCACCGCCCGCAGCCTCTGAAGAAGCAGAACCGGCACTCTCAGGGCGTGCCGACGTCGCGGGTGGTCCCGTCGGCGATGGCCCGGAGTTTGTCTGGGTTGGCGACGTTGTGAATGGTGGTGATGCGACCATCGGCGTCGAAATCGAAAGTGACAGTGGCGATCACGCGGTCCAGGCCGCTGAACACCATGCCCGGACCGCCGTTGATCTCGACCAGTTCGGCGTTCATGTCGGCAGGCTCGACACCCTGGTAGGTGACCTTGCCGATGGCGGAGAACCAGGCGGCCACGGTTTGCGCGCCCACGATCGGACGCAGTGCCTGGCGGACCTTGCCGCCGCCGTCGGTCCACAGCGTGACGTCCGGGGACAGCAGTTGCATGAGGGTGTTGAGGTCACCGCCGGTCGCGGCGGCGAGGAACCTCTCGGTGACGTCGCGCTGCCGCGACCGGTCCGCGGTGAAACGCGGCCGCCGGGCGCGCACGTGCTCACGAGCACGGTGCGCGGCCTGGCGCACCGCGGCCTCGGAACGCTCCACCGCCTCCGCGATCTCGGCATGGCTGAAGCCGAAGACCTCCTTCAGCACGAACACCGCGCGCTCAAGCGGGCTGAGGGTCTCCAGCACCACCAGCATCGCCATCGACACCGACTCGGTGCTCGTGATGTCGTCGGCGGTGTCGTTGCCGGTGAGGATGGGTTCGGGAAGCCACGGCCCCACGTAGGTCTCACGCTGACGCTGGGTGGAGCGCAGCCGTTGCAGCGCCAGATTCGACACGATCCGCGCCAGATAGGCCTTGGGGTCGGCCACCTGCGAACGGTCGGCTGCCGACCATTTGATCCAGGCGTCCTGGACCGCGTCCTCGGCGTCGGCCACGGTGCCGAGGACGCGGTAGGCCACCGAGAACAGCAGGTTGCGATGCTGGTCGTACACCTGCTGGTCGCGCTCAGGGGACGGGTGGGTCACCGCACACCCCGGACGCGGGTGAAGCGGCCGCCATGGGGCCAGAACGCGCCTGAGGCCGGCATCTTCTTCATACGGCCGTAGGTCGGCCAGGGGGAGGCGGTCACCGTCTCCTTATACCGTGCCGCCATGCGACCGGTCAGATACACCCGTCGGGGACTGTCGTCGGGGTGGGTGAACTGAACGACCGCGTCATGCCGTCCCAGGCTCACCGGCGTGTGGTAGTAGCCGAAGCGGAACGGCTTGGGCCGCTTGCCGTTCAGCGTGCGGAGGATCGACACCGCCGCGTGCACCCCGGTCGGCATGCCGCCCTGGCAGGTGCCGTGCATGACGCCGTAGCCCTGGCGGATGGCGGCCGCGTCACCCACGGCGTACACGTCGGGGTGCGACACCGATCGCAGCGTGGCGTCGGTGACGACGCGGCCACGCTCGTCGACGGTCAGACCGGCGGCGGACGCCAGCGGCGACACCTGCGTACCGCTCGTCCACAGGACGACATCGGCGGCGATGCTCCGCCCGTCCGCGAGCTCGACCGAGTCGGGCAGCACCTTCACCACCTCGATCCCGCTGCGCACCTGGACGCCAAGGCGTGCGAGCGTGGCCTGCAGATAGGCCTTCGGTTTGGGGCTCATGGCCGCGCCGGGCTCCTGCCAGCCCAGCAGCACGACGTTCAGCTCCGGGTACCGCTCGGCGATCTCCGCGGCCGACTCGACTCCCGTCAGCCCGCTTCCGCCGACCACCACCGTGCCGCGCCCGAGCCGAGCCAGCCGGTCGGCCAGCAACCCGGCGTCCTGGGCGCCGTCGAGGGTGTAGGCGTGGTCCTCCACGCCCGGTACCGCCGCCGTGTCGGTCACGCTGCCCAGGCCGTAGACCAGCGTGTCGTAGTGCAGGACCCGGTTGTCGTCGATCCGCACGGTCTTCGCGGTCACATCCACCGCCGTCACCCAGCCGCGCACGAACCGCGCACCCGTGCCCTCCAGCAGGTCCGGAATGTTCATCCCGGCGACCTGCTGCCCGGTCGCCGACATGTGCAGCCGCAACCGCTCGGTGAACCGCTCCTGCGGGTTCACCAGGGTCACCCGCACATCCTCGCGCCGCCTGACGCGGGCCGCGAGCTGGATCGCCGCGGCCATGCCGGCGTACCCCGCCCCCAGAATCAGAACGTGGTGGGTGGCCGCCGTGCCGGTTTCGCTGTGTGTGATCATCGTTGTGCCTTTCATCTCATGCGGACGACCACGAGATGCAAGCTGCTCACCGGTCCGTGACATGGGGCCGGTGTGATGTGCGTCACAAGGGAGCGATGGCGGTTGAGACGGAGCCCCGGCAGACGGGACGGATCACGCGAACGACCCCTGCGGTGAGGGATCAAAACCCGGAGCGGAACATCACCGGTGACGTTGGTACGGGCGAGGAGGCAGGGAGCGCCCTCTTCCTCCCGACGTCACTCCCAGGTGTTCCAGCAGCAGTCCCTCCCGGGTGGACCAGGGGCAGATTTCCGCGCGGGTGGCCCCGCAGGCTTCCATGAGGGCTTCGGCCACCAGCGCTCCGGCCAGGGACTGCTCGGCTCGGTGGTCACTGATGCCCGGCAGGTCACCGCGGTCGGCCGTGTCGGTGCCGGCCAGCAGGGCGAGCGATGCCCGGAGGCCGGGCAGGACCAGATGCCGGCGGGTGCGCGCAGGTTTGCCGCGGACGGCGACGGCGAGCCGGGCGAGCTGCGTGAAGGTCTTGGAGCAGGCCAGCACGTGCTCGCCCCGCTGGACCCGTGGCAGGCCGGGCAGGTCGCTCAGAACACGACGCAGGTGCTGTCGCACCTCCTGCAGGTGCCTCTTGGAGGAGCAGACGCCGTCGGGCAACCACTCACGAGTGATCCTTCTGGCGCCGAGCGGCAGCGAGTGCACGATGTGAGGCTGGTCGCCGGTGCCAAAGGCGATCTCCACTGTGCCGCCGCCGACGTCCAGGACCAGCAGCGGACCGGTCGCGTGCTTCGCCCAGCGACGGGCGGCCACGTACGCCAGTCGCGCTTCCTCCTGGCCTGACATCACCTGCAGGTGGGTGCCGGTGGCGCGGGCGACCCGGGCGATGACCTCATCGCGGTTGGGCGCGTCCCGGATGACGGAGGTGGCGAACGCGAACACCTCCTGCCGCGAGTCCTCCCTCGCGCCCATCGCCTCGGACACCGCCCCCTGCACGCTGCGCACTCCGCGTTCGCTCACCCGTCCGTCCGAGGTGAGCATCCGGTGCAGCGCCAGCCGCACCTTGCGGGACATCACCGTCTCCAGCCCCGAATTCACCCGCGAGGGCCGGACCACCATGAGCAGAGCACTGTGGCACCCGACGTCCAACACTCCCGCCTGCCGCATTCGCACCGCCTTTCTGTCCGATACACCTGTGGACGCCCCGCTCACGTCACTTCTCCGCCACGAGCGGCTTCACCCGGCCGGGCGGCGTCCGCGGAGACGACTTCAACGGCGGCGACCCGATCGACCAGGTAGAGCACGGGCCCTCTTCGATCAAGATCTCACAGTGAGGCCCTGATCGGCGGTGAATCCGCTCCGGCGTCGGCGAGTCGCTCCCACCTGCCCAGGAGGCCGGCGACCAAAGCGCGGCGCCGCGCCGACACGCCGCACCCCGGAGACTACAAGCCGGTGCGCTGCCACAGCGTGCCTGTGTACTGCCCGATGTCCAACCCTTTCCCCGCGGCCCATCCGTCGTCGTGACAGGTCGCCAGATGCCGGTCGGCCGCGTCGCCGATCAGCGACACCACCGTGCCGGTCTCGCCCCTGGCCCGCATGCGCTCGACCAACTCCAGCGCCGCCCACAACGCGGTGCCCGACGAGGCGCCAACCGGCAGTCCGGTGACCTCGCGGATGTGCCGGGCCGCCGCCACACCGGCCGCGTCGGGCACGGGGACGATCAGATCCACGAGGTCGGGCTGGAAGCCGGGCTCGACGCGTGGCCGTCCGATGCCCTCGATCCGTGACGGCATCCCGGTGCCGTAGTCGGGCGCGTCGAGGGTCCATCCCGGGAAATAGGCCGAATTCTCGGGATCCGCCACTGCGACGCGGCAGCTTTCACCGTGGGACCGGATCCACTGGCCGAGGGTGGCCGAGGTCGCTCCGGTGCTCGCACCCGTCACCACCCAGTCCGGCCGCACCTGCCCGAACAACTCCTCCGCCAGGTCGTGCGGCGCGGCCCGGCCGAACTGGTCCAGGAAGTGCCCGTCGATCTCCCGTGCGGCGTTGTAGATCGCCGGCGGCGGCGTCACGAACCGGCACTCCCCGCCCAGTTCCTCCACCGGCCGCGCCCGCGCCTGGCTGCGCTCGCCCGGCATGACCACGATGTACGGCAGCCCGAGCCGCCGCGCGAACCAGGCCTGTGCCACGGCCGCGTTGCCACCGGTCGCCTCCACCACGGTCGCGCCCTCGGCGATCGACCCGTCGAGCACGGCCTGGCGGAACAGCGCCCTGGCGTGCCGGTGCCGCAGGCTCCCGGTCGGCTGCGCGGACTCATCCTTCAGCAGCAGCCTGACGCCGGGGGCCGATACCGGGAGGCCGATCAGCGGGGTGGGCTCGCCCACCGCCAGCACGTCGAGCGCTCGCGTGTTCCAGTTCACCGCTCCACCCTATTAAAACGATCAAGGCCGGTGACATTCACCGTGAAAGCCCGAGGCCGGTGGCCGTGTGCGGCCACGTCCGGTTCGAGTGGCTCGCCGTCGAGGTGAACGTCACGCCGCGCGGTTCCCAGCGGGCCGGTGTCGCTATCGCGTCGTGAATGCGCCGCCGTTGACATGGATGGTCTGGCCGGTGATGTGCCTGGCGCCGCGAGAGGCGAGGAAATAGGCGGTCTCGGCGATGTCGTCCGGCGTGCCCGGCCGCTTGTCGTGGGTCTCCCGAACGAGTGCGCCGTGGCGTTCGTCCGTCATCTGCCCGCGGAAGAAGCCGGTGCCCGCGATGTAGCCGGCGGAGATCACGTTGCTGGTGATGCCGCGCGGGCCGACCTCGGCGGAGAGGAAGGCGTTCCAGGCGGCGAGGGCGGCCTTGGACGCGCCGTAGGAACCGCCTCGACGCTCCGCTCCGATCGAGCCGATGCTGATGACCGAGCCGCCGGGGACGAGCTTGGCCTGGACCGAGGCGGTGGTCAGGACCGCGCTGAGCAGGTTCTGGGACAGGGCGGCCTGCCACTGGGCGAACAGCGCCTCCAGAGGCGAGGCGTCGGCGGGTGCCGCGTCGGCCAGGCCGCCGGCCGCGTTGACCAGTACGTCAAGTGTCTCGCCGAGCCGGGTGCTCAGTGCCTCGACCTGCCCGGGCTGAGTCGCGTCGCAGACCACGCCGTGCACGCTCAGTTCCTTGGCGGTCCGCTCGACGGAGTCGGCGTGCCGTCCGGTGATGAAGACCTCGGCGTGGTCGGCGGCGAATCTCGCGGCGATGGCGCGGCCGATGCCGCTGCCGCCCCCGGTGACAAGCACGATGCGGGTCAAGGTTCCTCCTGCTCGATAGTATGTTTAGATCTAAACATAGCTGCCGCTGACAGAGGACCGCACCATGGCTGATGCCGTTTCACCGGCGGGGGACCCTGTTCCCGCCTACCCCGCCGCGGAGATCGCGGCGGCCTGGCAACGCGAACGGCCCGGCACCCCAACCGAGTCGATCGAGGTCGTGACGCCCATCTGGCGCTTGGCGAAGCTGTTCGCGGACGACCGCGGCCGGGTTCTGCGAGCGGAGGGAATCGATGCCGCGACTCTCGACCTGCTGTCCGTCATCCGCCGCTCCGGGCCGCCCTACACCCTCAGCACCCGTGAGATCGCACGGCGGACGCTGGTGACCGCCGGCGCGATCTCCCAGCGGGTCGCCCGGGCCGAACGGGACGGACTCGTGCGGCGAACGCCGGGCGCGACCGGGCGTCGGACCGTGCTGGTGTCGTTGACGGCCGAGGGACACGCGCTCATCGAGCGTTCCGTCGACGTGGTGCTCGGCCGCGAGGCGGCGCTCGTCAGTTGCCTGTCCGAGTCCGAACGCGCCTCACTCATCGGCTTGCTGGAGAAACTGACGGCCGACGTCAGACTCCGCACGGTCGAGCCTGAGGGGGCGGCTACCAGCGGTTGCCCTTGAGAAGCTGGCCGCGGACCGCGCCGTCGGCGAACTGGGTGGTGTGCAGGTTGGCGTACCAGTTCTTCGGGTTGGCCTTGATGCCGTTGAGCACGCCGGTGTTCTTGACCACGACGGAGCCGGAGCTGATGTTGCCGCGGGTCTTGCCGTTGGACAGCAGGTCGATGACGACGTCACCGTTGGTGCCGGCCTTGCCGCGGTGGATGTGGAACGCGGTGGGCTTGGAGACGTTCTTCCACTGGACGATGTAGTACATGCGGTTGCCCTGGATGCGGAACTTCGCGACCGCCACTCCGTTGCGGTCGTTGACCTTCTTGCCCGGCGCTCGAACCTCGTTCCTGCCGAGGAGCACCGAGGCGAAGTAGTAGCTCTTGGCCTGGCTCGCCTCGGCGCCGGTGAACGTGGCGGCGGTGGCGCTCACCCCGGCGGACGCCGTGGCGGTGGCCGCCCCGGCCGGTACCGCCACCGCGCCGACGGCCAGCGCCGCGGCCGCCGCGCCCAACGCCACCCGGCCCAGTACGCGCCGCCGCGAGATGCGTCCGCCGTCAACCTGCTCGAATGCGTTCATCGGAACCTCTTCCTTGGGTTTGCTGTGCGGCTCCTTGCCGACATCGCAGACATTAGGAGAGGTACTGAGCCGATCGTAAGTTTTGGGACTATCCGTGTTATGGGCTGATGTAGGCCAGATGCGGATCGGCGAAGAAGGCCCGGACAATGTCGGGACGCTTTTGCAGCCGGCGCATGCTGCGGTGCATAGCCGCGGCCAGCTCATGCTCATCGGCGACCGCCTGGCGCGCCACCCGGGCCTTGACGTTTTGGTTGACCCACTCATCGGGGTTGACCTCCGGCGCATACGCGGGCAGGAAAAACAACCGCAGCCGCCCGCCGGTACGCGCGACGAAATCACCGACCGCTCGGGCGGTATGAATCGACGAGCCGTCGACGATCAAAACGATCGGCCCGGTAATGGTGCGCAGCAGCTGCGCGCAGAACCCGAGGAACGCCCACCGGTCCATCGCGCCGTGTCCCAGCCGATAGCGCAGTGTGCCGTCGGCCCCGACCGCCGAGAACATCTTCACCGACCGGCGACCCGCCCCGGCTGACACGACCGGCGTCTGCCCCACCAGGGCCCAGGTGGTGCCGCAGCGGTGATCGACACGCATGCTCATCTCGTCGGCGAACAACACCACTGTCCCGCGTCTGCGCGCCCGGCGGCAGATTGCCGGGAAGGCCACCGTCGTCCACCCGGTGATGGCCGCCGGATCACGCCGGAGTGCGGCGTAGGCCGGACGCTGTGGCGACAGGCCCAGCCCGCGCAGCAGCCGCCCGGTCGCCGTCACCGACAGGTCGATCCCGAACCAGGCCGCGATCACCATCGCCACCAGCGCCCTGGTCCACAGCACAACGGCCGTGCCCAGTACCTGACGGGGGGTGACGTCACGGACCACCGCCTTGATGGTCTGCTCCTGGCCGGGGGTGAGCCGCCGTGGCCGGCCCGGCGCCTTCTTGATCCGTAGCGCCTCGATACCGCCCGCCCGCGCCTGGCGTTTCCACCGAAACACCGATTCGCGGCCTACTCCCAGTGCTTCAGCCACCCGATCCGGTGACATGCTCCCTCCCAGTAACCGGAGGGCGAAGACCTTCTCCTCGAACGTCGCTCTGCGACCTTTTCTGGCCATACTCCAAGCATGTCCCCGCCGGAACGCGATCTCCCACCGCCACCCAACAAGTACCAAAACTTATGATCGGCTCAGTAGCTGCCGGTGTTAGCGTACAAATCCACATAAAGCGTCGAGTGTGCACAACGGCACATACCGCCCTCGCGGTGGGCCTCAGCCCGCCGTGGTCGTCCGGGGTTACTCCGCGAACTCCGGCCGGTGCGGGATCCGGCCGGCTGGAACATCCATGGCGTACTGCTGCTCGAAGGCGACCGTCTGAGTGTTTGCGGCCGGCTGCTGAGCGGGAGCGGGCCTGCACGAGTGAGAGCGGACGACGTGCTTGGCGAGCTTTTCCCACTTGGCGTAGGCATCGGGGAATCCGGAGCGCTGCACGGCCTGCGCGGCCTGGGTGAGCGGGAGCCGCTTCCAATGGGAGACGGTCGCCAGCCCCTGGTAGAACTTACGCGCCGAGTACTTCGGGTTGAGGATCTGCTTGCGGGTTCCCCAGCCCTGGGACGGGCGCTGCTGGAACAGCCCGAGGGAGTCGCGATCGCCGTAGTTGAGATTGCGCAGCTGGGATTCCTGCAGGCTCGTGGCCACCCCGATGACGGCCGCGCGGGTGGGGAGCCCGAGTTTGGACGCCATCTCGATGACGATGGCGGCGTTGGCCTTCTGCTCGGCGCCCAGCGTGCGGAGCTGTTTTGACGCTTTCGCCGACGACGCCGCGAGGCAGGTCGAAGCCTTGCCTGCGGCCTCGCCCGCAGGCGGTGCCGCGGTGGCCGGCTGCGCCTTGCCGTTCGGCTGCGCCGTGGCAGGTGGCTGTGCCTCGCCGTTCGGCTGTGCCGCGGTGGCCGGCTGTGTCTTGCCGTTCGGCTGTGCCGCGGCGGGTGGCTGTGCCTCGCCGGCCGGCTGTGCCGCGGCGGACGCGCTGCCGACGCCGAGGAGGCATGTGCTCAGCAGCGAGGTGCCGACCGCGCCCGCCGCGATCCGGGCATGGGAACCAGTGCACATTCGGGCGAGGGTACAGCGCTTCCGGTTGAGAACCTCGGAGAACTTCATGGGAGAGGGGTCCTTCGAAAGGGAACAGGGGCCTTCCCGCGGAAATCTCAGGGCCCGTGGTCGTCAGGGCCCGGCGGCGCGGGGGAAGAGGCGCTCAGCCCGGCGAGGGGACGCCGGTGGGAGGGCCATTGGAGTACGGCGAAGCCGGGCGCTGCCGCGCGAGGGCGACGGGCCGGCCGGGGGAGTGACCCGGTTGTGTCGGGACCGGACGAACGGCCTCATCGGACACGGTTCCTGAAACAGGGTTTTACCGACGAGGACCGGCCGGGTGCGCGATTCACCGTGAGAACGGCGTCACATTCGGGCCGGGAACGCGAATCAGCGCCGATGCCGTCCGATTAAGATCGGTCCGGCGAATCCGAGGGCGGATGATGCTGTGATCGTCACGCATTTCTCCATTCCTTGAACGCCTACCGGGTTAGCTGTCGGGCTCGGGCCAGGAGTCGCCCTACCATCCGCGTCGGGATGGATTCGCCCCCTGCGGCGATCAGCCGCGTAGTTGGGTCCTCGGCTCCGGCGGCATGGAATGTCACCGGACTCGGCGCCGGACGGCGGCCTTCCGCTTGAAGGTCGTGTCACCATCCGTTTACTGAAACTAGACACTAACCTCAAATATGGACAAAGCAAACTAAAACCCCCAAAATTGCAAAGATCTACCTTTCTGGCCCTGATTCCGACCGTCGGCCACCGCGCCCGCGGGGCCGCTTACCCCCTGGCCTGGGTGGTAGCGTTCATGATCAGTTGCCTCCGAATGTCGTTGACACGAACCGATCATGTTAAACAGGACCTGCGATGAGCATTGAATCGACGCCGCGCCAGGCGGTCGCCGACCGCATGATCGAGATTCCCGCCGGGGCGATCATCCTGCGGGACGAGGGTACGAAGACGAACTGGAAGGCCGAGGTCGGGGCCTTCCGGCTGGCGCCGTATCCCGTGACCCGCGAGCTGTACCACGCCGTTCTGGGCGAGGCGCCCGCGAGTGCGGCGGGGCCGCGGACGCCGGTGACCGAGGTCTCCTGGATGGATGCCGTACGGTTCTGCAACCTGCTCTCGCAGTCGAAGGGGCTCGACCCCTGCTACTCGATGGGCGACGACCCCGACGGGCAGGACGTGGTCTGCGACTGGGACGCCGACGGCTATCGCCTCCCGTCCGAGGCGGAGTGGGAGTACGCCTGCAGGGCCGGAAGCGCCGGCGTCCGCTACGGGGAGCTGGACGAGATCGCCTGGTACCGCGGGAACTCCGGTGAGGAGATGCACGACGTCGCGACCAAGGCGCCGAACAGGTGGGGGCTCTACGACATGATCGGCAACGTGTGGGAGTGGTGCTGGGACCTCTACGATCCCAGCGTCTACGGCCCGTACCGCGTGTTCCGCGGCGGAGGTCTGTACGATCAGCCCCGATCGTGCCGGGCGTCGTGCCGCCGCAAGAGTCACCCGACCCTTCGCATCGACGACCTCGGGTTCAGGCTCGCCCGATCACGGTGAAAGGCGGTCGCGGACGGGTGCGGTTCCCGCGAGGGTCCGTCAGAAACCGAGCTCGCTCAGCCCGGGATGGGCGTCCGGCCGGCGCCCCAGCGGCCAGTGGTAGGCGCGTTCCGACTCCTCGATGGGAAGGTCGTTGATGGACGCGTGCCTCGCGACCATCACCCCCTGCGCGTCGAATTCCCAATTCTCGTTGCCGTAGGAGCGAGACCAGTTACCCGAGTCGTCGTGGGATTCGTAGGCGAAGCGCACGGCGATACGGTTGCCGTCGAAGGCCCAGAGTTCCTTGATGAGCCGGTAGTCCAGCTCTCTCGTCCACTTGCGCGTGAGGAAAGCGATGATCTCGTCGCGTCCGTTCACGAACTCCGCGCGATTTCTCCAGTGACAGTCCGGCGTGTATCCCTGAGCCACGCGTTCCGGTTCGCGGGTGTTCCAGGCGTCTTCCGCCAACCGGACTTTCTCGATGGCGGCGTCGCGAGTGAACGGGGGAAGCGGAGGATGCGTCGCCATCTTCTCTCCTTACGACGTGTGTGACGGTGCTTCGAAAAGCGCCGGAGTGGTTCCGCTCGCTTCGCCGTCTTCCCTGGTCAGAGTACGGTTTCATCCGGCGTTCGTCACCGATGACGACGGCGCGTCGGCGACCGGGCGGATGCCGGCCGGTGCGGGAAACGCGTTCTCGTCAGGGATCACCCGAACCCCCAGCCGCAATGGGACGTATCGCGGGTCAGGGATGATGTGCCGGATCGGGTGCGGCGACAAGAATGACGAGCCGCTGGACCGGCCAGGCGATCAAGTGCGCCGGGCGCCGTCCTGATCATCCTCCGGCTACCAGAACTTCGATCGCCGTCCTGTCCGGCGGGAGGGAATCCGGCCGGAGCTCGTCAGGCATCAGGCCGCGAGCAGGGCTTGAACCACGGGAGGTCCGACCTACGAACGTCTGCTGAACGAGATCCCCCGACGGACGAGCAACGAACTGTCGATCAAAGTGGCACGCTGATGGTATGGCGTAATCGCCGCCCCCCGAAGGGGGATCAGGTGACCGGTTCACCGCAGACGCAGCACATCGTCGTCCTTGATCCGTCCGAAGTGCCGGCTGCCCGTGCGCTGGCAGCACTCCAGAACGTCGAGGTGGAAGAGGTCCCGCGCCGCGGCATCGAGCCTGTGGTCACCGTGACCCTGATCCTGGTGGGCGCTGTGACCGCGGTCGGCGCCGTGGTGCATGTTCTGGAGCAGCACAAGGGCGGTCAGGTGATCGACCTGAGACCGGGCGCGCCGAAGGCGTTCTACCGCACCCCGGAGGTGGTTTTCGGAACGGTGGTCATCATTGCCGAGGACGGCAAGGTGACCGTCGAGGTCAAGGAACCGGAGGGCATGTTCGGCAAGGTGATCTCCATCCTCCCCGAATTGCTGTCCGGTGGCGCCGACAGCGCGGAGCAGATCGCGCAGACGGTCACGGCGATGTTCGACTCCGAGGTGGAGGTTGAGACGGTCGAGATCCCGCCTCCGGCAGGTGAGAGATGAATGCGCGCCGGTCTCACGAAGAAGCGCGGCGTTTCCTCGAGCACCTTCGCGCTCACAACCAGGCCGCGCTTGGAATCTCCTCCGACTCCTCTGCCCTCGTCGACCGGGCTGATCCGAGCGATACGGTGAACCGGTTCCTGCGTGAGAGCCTGCACCCCGAAGATGCCCGGGATCCGGAGATCCGAGCGCTGGTGGAGCAGCATTTCGCGCGCAGTCATCACGGCAATGACGAGATGCTGGCCGGCTTGCAGGACAACATCGAACAGACCGCGGCCGCCCGTATCAAGGGTGTGGATCTCGCGCCCCTGAGTCCGCTCATCGGCTATCTGCAGACGGGACAGCTCAACGCCGTGAGCATGCGCGTGCCGGGCCGCTCCGGCGACTATCTGGTGCTCTTCGAAGACGAGATGCTGCTCTTCGCCTCCAAGCTCAGCAAGGCCGTCGCCTGGGCCATACCCGCCGGCCCAAGCGACGCGAACGGCATGATGACCTTCGAGTGGGGCATGCCTCCCGTGACCGAGCGGATCGAGGCCAGACCCGAGGTCGCCGAGCAGTTCGCGGACATCGTCATCACCTACGCCGTCACAGGGGGCGTCGGTCAGGCCGCCCACCACATGGTGCCGCCGGGCTACCTCAATCTCGCCTCCATGATGCGCGACTCCCTCGAATACTTCGTTCTGGGTCACGAGTACTCCCACATCCTGCTGGGCCACCTGGACATCGCCGAGTCGCGCAAGGGTGTCCTACCGGCCGGCGAGGCCGAGGTGCTGGCTTACTCGTGGCGTCAGGAGCTCGACGCGGATTGGTTCGGCATGGTTCTGTCGATCAACGCGCTCATTGATCACGAGGATCAGGACATCCCCTTTGGTTTCATTGGTATCAGTCTGTTCTTCGACGCGCTGGATGTCATGGACCGCGCTGTCGCTCTGCTGCAGACCGGCGACGAGAACGCCCGTCAGCTCGGCTCTCACCCACCCTCCGATCTGCGCAAACGGTACCTGCGCGACTTCTTGCCGCAGATGGCCGGAGGTGATCCCGAGCTCTCCGAGGACGTGCGAACCGCTCTCGAGCTGGCCGATGTCCAGAGCGAGATCATTCGTCTGCTGTGGGAGCGCACCCGGCCGATCCTGCTGGACCTGCGCCGACATGGTGTGTCAGTGGCTCCCACCTGGAGGACGATCCCCAAGGAGGCCGGGGACGAGACCGTGCCAGGGCCGTAGGGTCGTGGCACCGGGACGATGGTCACGGGCTCCGGCGTAGCGGCGTTCGTCTCGTTTTCGATCGTGTGAGGTCGAGGGCGGTCAGGGCGCGGGTCGCGGGAGAGCGGCGTCGAGCACGATCCTTGCGTGGGCGACCTGCTGTAACGGTGCGGTACGAGAGCCCGAACCATTTCGCCGAGATCACCTCACTGGGAAATATTCGGCGTGGTCACGGCGTTGCTGGTCTCTCACGGAGGTGAGGACTCCGGGGGACGGCACGGTGAAGATCGGATACATCGGCGGAACCCGCGCCGGACCGCTGCCCGGAGTCGGGGATATGTCCGGAATTGGACGTATCCCACTATTTTGGTAGGCTTAGCGGGAAAATCGTCAACGGTGCGTATCGCGCCCGTCGTCGGCGACGCCTCCGTACCCGACATGATCGGCAGGTTCGCCT
It includes:
- a CDS encoding RNA polymerase sigma-70 factor, producing the protein MTHPSPERDQQVYDQHRNLLFSVAYRVLGTVADAEDAVQDAWIKWSAADRSQVADPKAYLARIVSNLALQRLRSTQRQRETYVGPWLPEPILTGNDTADDITSTESVSMAMLVVLETLSPLERAVFVLKEVFGFSHAEIAEAVERSEAAVRQAAHRAREHVRARRPRFTADRSRQRDVTERFLAAATGGDLNTLMQLLSPDVTLWTDGGGKVRQALRPIVGAQTVAAWFSAIGKVTYQGVEPADMNAELVEINGGPGMVFSGLDRVIATVTFDFDADGRITTIHNVANPDKLRAIADGTTRDVGTP
- a CDS encoding NAD(P)/FAD-dependent oxidoreductase, whose amino-acid sequence is MITHSETGTAATHHVLILGAGYAGMAAAIQLAARVRRREDVRVTLVNPQERFTERLRLHMSATGQQVAGMNIPDLLEGTGARFVRGWVTAVDVTAKTVRIDDNRVLHYDTLVYGLGSVTDTAAVPGVEDHAYTLDGAQDAGLLADRLARLGRGTVVVGGSGLTGVESAAEIAERYPELNVVLLGWQEPGAAMSPKPKAYLQATLARLGVQVRSGIEVVKVLPDSVELADGRSIAADVVLWTSGTQVSPLASAAGLTVDERGRVVTDATLRSVSHPDVYAVGDAAAIRQGYGVMHGTCQGGMPTGVHAAVSILRTLNGKRPKPFRFGYYHTPVSLGRHDAVVQFTHPDDSPRRVYLTGRMAARYKETVTASPWPTYGRMKKMPASGAFWPHGGRFTRVRGVR
- a CDS encoding Ppx/GppA phosphatase family protein — translated: MRQAGVLDVGCHSALLMVVRPSRVNSGLETVMSRKVRLALHRMLTSDGRVSERGVRSVQGAVSEAMGAREDSRQEVFAFATSVIRDAPNRDEVIARVARATGTHLQVMSGQEEARLAYVAARRWAKHATGPLLVLDVGGGTVEIAFGTGDQPHIVHSLPLGARRITREWLPDGVCSSKRHLQEVRQHLRRVLSDLPGLPRVQRGEHVLACSKTFTQLARLAVAVRGKPARTRRHLVLPGLRASLALLAGTDTADRGDLPGISDHRAEQSLAGALVAEALMEACGATRAEICPWSTREGLLLEHLGVTSGGRGRSLPPRPYQRHR
- a CDS encoding PLP-dependent cysteine synthase family protein — encoded protein: MNWNTRALDVLAVGEPTPLIGLPVSAPGVRLLLKDESAQPTGSLRHRHARALFRQAVLDGSIAEGATVVEATGGNAAVAQAWFARRLGLPYIVVMPGERSQARARPVEELGGECRFVTPPPAIYNAAREIDGHFLDQFGRAAPHDLAEELFGQVRPDWVVTGASTGATSATLGQWIRSHGESCRVAVADPENSAYFPGWTLDAPDYGTGMPSRIEGIGRPRVEPGFQPDLVDLIVPVPDAAGVAAARHIREVTGLPVGASSGTALWAALELVERMRARGETGTVVSLIGDAADRHLATCHDDGWAAGKGLDIGQYTGTLWQRTGL
- a CDS encoding SDR family NAD(P)-dependent oxidoreductase, translated to MTRIVLVTGGGSGIGRAIAARFAADHAEVFITGRHADSVERTAKELSVHGVVCDATQPGQVEALSTRLGETLDVLVNAAGGLADAAPADASPLEALFAQWQAALSQNLLSAVLTTASVQAKLVPGGSVISIGSIGAERRGGSYGASKAALAAWNAFLSAEVGPRGITSNVISAGYIAGTGFFRGQMTDERHGALVRETHDKRPGTPDDIAETAYFLASRGARHITGQTIHVNGGAFTTR
- a CDS encoding MarR family winged helix-turn-helix transcriptional regulator, with the protein product MADAVSPAGDPVPAYPAAEIAAAWQRERPGTPTESIEVVTPIWRLAKLFADDRGRVLRAEGIDAATLDLLSVIRRSGPPYTLSTREIARRTLVTAGAISQRVARAERDGLVRRTPGATGRRTVLVSLTAEGHALIERSVDVVLGREAALVSCLSESERASLIGLLEKLTADVRLRTVEPEGAATSGCP